Part of the Arthrobacter globiformis genome is shown below.
GCGGACTTCAAAACCGCGCTTTTCCAAGGCTTCGCGGGCCTCGCGGACCTGCTTGCCGATGTAGTTGGGCACCTTCACGAGCTTGGGCCCCTCGGAAATCGTCAGGGTGACCGTTTGGCCTCTTGTCAGGTTTCCCGAAGCGGGTTCCTGGCTGACCACGGCCCCCTTCGGGACGTTCTTGTCATGCACCGTTTCGTCGGCCACCACAGCTTTGAGTCCGGCAGCTTCAATGGAGCGGAAAGCCTCGTCCTGGTCCTGTCCGCGCACGTCCGGCACCGGAATGGGCTGCGGGCCCTTCGAAACTGTGAGGCTGACCGGCGTGCCATGCCGCACGGGCGTTCCCGCCGCCGGGGCCTGGCCCAGGACCGTTCCTGCCGGGACCTCCTCGTCGAATTTCCCGGTGACCTTGCCTAGCGCCATCTCGGCGCCGTTGAGTGCTTCCTTGGACGCATCGAGCGTCTTGCCGGTCAGCTGCGGCACGGGAAACAGCTGCGGACCCTTGGACACGAACAGCGAGACCTGCTGAAATTTACGGATTTCCGTTCCGGCGCCAGGTTCGGAACCCACCACGAGTCCGGCCTTGACGTCGTCATCGAAGACGTCCTGGGTGCTGGACTGGAAGCCTGCGTCCCGCAGCAGTTGCTGGGCCTCCGCCACTGTCCTGTTTGCCACGGCCGGCACGGTACCGGGGGAGCCTGGTCCCATGCCGAAGAACCATCCCGCACCGGTGGCAAGGAGGGCTAGGAGCACCAGGACCACGATCCAAAGAGCGCCCCTGCGCCGGGCATTTCCCTCCCGGAGCGTCCGGACGGGAGTGGCCGCGGCGCGCGACCGTTCCTTTTGTTCGTGCCAGTCCAGCTTCCGCTGTTCCCGCTTGCCCAAGGGGAGCGGGCCCGCCTCCGCCTCGTCGTCGTCGTCGAATCCGTAGGACGGGAGGACCGGACCGGATCTTGAAGAGGCGGGGGTTGAAGAGACAGGGGTGGAAAACACGGTGGTGGGGTTGCTGGTCCGTGAAATGACTTCTGTGGGGCGGCCCCGGGGGACTTCATCGCCGCTAATGGGTGCCAGCAGCTCGGTATGGTTTCCGTTGCTTCCCTGGTTTTCCTGGTTGCCTTGTGCTCGCGGGTCTCCCCGGCCGGGCGGGCTTCCCGGCATTCGGGACGGCATCCGGGCGGGTGCGGGCGGAGCGCTCATGCCGGGCGGGCCGGCGTCGGGGACTATGCCCGCCGCCGCGGCCGCCTGGATGGCTGCGGGGGGTTGCAGATCAAGTTCGGAGTCGGTGAGGTTGGTCCGGATATGGCGGAGTTCCGCCAGCAGGGCGTTGCCGTCCACCGGCCGCTGCTCGGGGTCGCTGGCGGTACACCACTGCACGAGTTCATCCACCTCTTGCACGAGCCCGGGAACCAGGCCGGAGGGGGCGCCCACAGTGGAGTTCACGTGCTGGTAGGCCACCTGGATGGGGACGTCACCCTCGAACGGCTGGCGTCCTGTGAGCATCTCGAACAGCATGATGCCCGTGGCGTAGATGTCGCTTCGTGCGTCGGCCGGTTTGCCAAGGACCAGTTCAGGTGAGAGGTATGCGATAGTGCCGATCAAGGCACCTGTGCTGGTTGTCGTTGTCACGGCGCGTGCGAGGCCGAAGTCGCCGATCTTGATCCGGCCGTCGTCGGCGATCAGGACGTTCTCCGGCTTGACGTCGCGGTGGATCATGCCTGCGGCGTGGGCAGCCCCCAGGCCTTCCACCACCGGATCGATGAGTGCCAGGGCCAGCCGGGGGGACAGGGCGCCCTTGCTGTTGATGACGTCGCGGAGGGTGTGCCCCTTGATGTACTCCATCACGAGGTAGGCGGTGTCTCCGTCGTGCCCCTGGTCGAGGACGCCCACCACGTGCGGGTGTGAGAGCTTTGCGGCTGCCCGTGCTTCGCGGGCCAGACGGTCGAGGAAATTGCCGTCGTTGACCAGGTGGGGATGGAGGACTTTCAAGGCAACATCACGGTCCAGCCTCTGGTCCGTGGCCACATAAACCGTGGACATCCCGCCCCGCGCCAACCGGGACTTCACCTGGTAGCGGTTGTCCACCAGCGAGCCAACGAAACTGCCTAAAGCGTTTTCCTGCACTCTTCGATACTAAGTGCTGCATGGAAACGGGTCCGAATCAACATGCGATCCGGACCCGTATCGTTATGCTCCCGGCGGCCGGGGTACCCCGGCCCTGAGGCCAATCGAGGGCGTCAGCTGAAGGTCTTGCGGTGTGCCTTGATTGCTGCCACGTAGTGCTTGGTGTCGGAGTACATACCGTGCTTGTTGACCGAGTACTGGCCCTGGTAGTAGCCGGCGATGGCGTAATCCAGGTTCTTGCTGGTCCGCATCAGCTGGCGGATGATCGCAACTCCGGCGGTGGCGTTGTCGTACGGGTCAAGCAGGTTCAGCTTCCGGCCCACGAGGTCAGATGCCCATTCGCCGGATGAGGGGATGACCTGCATGGTGCCGATGGCATTGGCCGGTGACACAGCACGTTGGTTGAACCCGGATTCCTGATACGCGAAAGCCTGTGCCAGTGCCGGATCCACGCCCATCCGCCTGGCGGTGTCAGCCACGATGGACTGCATCTGGGCCAGGGACGGAACCGGCGAGGCGTTCAGCAGGGCCTTGTTCTTGTTGGCCGAGCTGACAACGGCTGCCGGGTAGGTGTAGCCGAGGAAGGAGCTGGGTACGAGCGGCGTGACGCTGGATGCCGGCTGGACGGCGCTGGCCTTCCCGGGAATGGCGAGCTTCTGGCCGGGGTAGATGACGCTGGTGAGCTTCAGCCGGTTCGCCGACAGGATGGCCGCGAGCTTGACGCCGTGCCTGGCTGCAATACCGGACAGTGTGTCCCCGGACTTGATGACATAGGAACCTGAGGGGGTGCCAGCCGGTGCTGCCGCCTTGGTTGGGGCCGCCGCAACAGCGGTGCCGGCACCGAGCCGGATCTTCTGGCCGGGGTAGATGATCGATGACACCTTGAGCCCGTTCCAGCTGAGCACTTGGGAGAGCCTGACGCCATGCCGCCCGGCGATGCCGCCCAGAGTGTCGCCGGACTTGACCGTGTACGTCCGGGCAGGGGTGCTCGCGGGTGCCGCAGCAGTCCTCGCTGCAGGAGCCGCGGCAGCCTTTAGTTTGATCCGCTGCCCCGGGTAGATCACGGAGTTCGACTTCAGGTTGTTGAGCTTTAGCACGGCAGTGGTGCTCAGCCCGTACCGGCCGGCGATGCCGCTGACCGTGTCCCCGCGGGCCACCGTGTGGGCCGTTGGGGTGACGCGGGTGGGTTGCAGGCCCGACGGGAGCGCAGCCGGCACGGAGGCTGCGGGGATGATGCCCGCTTTGACTGCGGCCGCCTGCGCCTCGATGGCGGCGGCGAGTGTTGCGGGCACTGTCTTGGGCCGGGCGTCGGCCGCTGCGGGCTGGGCGACCGCAAGGGAGGAAAGCATGACGGCAGGGAGCGTGGCCGTCGCGGCCGCGATCAGCGGCAGGCCCGGCCGGGGTGACTGCTTGGTGGAGCGGGTCGTCGTCATGGGGAAGATCCTCTTCTCAGCGGCGAATGCTGTCGGTCGCGCCAGTTGCTCGTGAAACCAATGTTACTGATGTTAATCGTGTTGCGAATGTTATCTATGTGAATCTCTCACGATTTTTCGGTTAGCACAAGAATCGGCTTTCAGCCGGAAAATCTGCCGGGCTGGGAGTGTCGCGCGCGAAAACGGGGCGGGCGCACACGTGCGCTGTTTCGACTAGGCTTGCGGGCGCCCGTCATGGCAACCTTGACCCGTGAGTACTGTAGAAACCCTTGTAGGCGACTGGTTGCCCCTGCCCGACGTTGCCCAGTTGCTGGATGTGTCCATTACCAAAGTCCACGGGCTCCTTGACGAGCGCGCGCTGGCCGCCCTGCGGATCGGGGAACGCCGGATCCGTTCGGTGCCCGCGGCCTTCCTCCAGGACGGCCACGTCGTGGACAGCCTTAAGGGCACGATTCTTGTGCTGGCAGACGCGGGATTCTCGGACGAAGAGCTTATCGGCTGGCTCTTCACCCCTGACGAGTCACTGCGGGGGCGGCCCATCGATGCCCTTCGCGAGGGTCGCAAGACGGAAATCCGGCGCCGGGCGCAGTCCCTGGCCTGGTAATAAACCCAGCCTGATAATTGACCCAGTGTGATCAAACGGGCCGGGCCAGCCGATTAGGCGGCCCGGCTCACAGTCGCCTCGGCCAGCCGCCGCAGCGCGGTCTTGGGGAGGTCTTCCAGCGGCAGAAGCTCGAGGGCTGCGTACGCCGCCGCGCCGAACTCCTCGATGAGCACCTCCGTGGCCTGCAGCGCTCCGCAGTCCGCAATAATCCGGCGGATCTCGGCCACGTCGTCCTCGCCCAGCTCGGGGCTGCCGAGCCTTGAGTCGATGAACTCGGACTCCTCGGGGGTGGCCAGATCCAGTGCGAAGGCCACGAGCACGGTCCGCTTGCCCTCCCGGAGGTCGTCGCCCGCAGGCTTTCCGGTGGTCACCGGGTCCCCGAACACGCCGAGGACGTCGTCGCGAAGCTGGAAGGCCTCGCCCAGGGGGAGCGCGAACGCGGAGTAGCCCCGGAGCAGTTCGTCAGAGGCCCCGCCGAGCGCCCCGCCCAGGGCGAGCGGATGTTCCGTCGAGTACTTGGCCGACTTGAAACGGATGATTGACTGGGCGCGGCTGACGGCGCCGGCTCGGTCCCGGACCGGCCCGGCCACCTCTTCGAGGATGTCCAGATACTGGCCGGCCATGACCTCCGAACGCATCAGGTTGAAGATCAGCCTTGCCCTGCTTCCTGAGGCCGCCGTTGCGCCGATATCGGTGAAGGCTTCCTCGCTGAAGGACAAGCACAGATCGCCGGCCAGGATGGCTGCGGCGTGGCCGAAGCGTTCGCTGTCGAGGGCCCAGCCCTGGGACTCGTGGAGCTGGCTGAACCGGCGGTGCACGCTGGGCCCGCCCCGGCGGGTGTCCGACCGGTCGATGATGTCGTCGTGGATCAAGGCGGCGGCCTGGAACAGCTCAAGGGCCGCGCCTGCCGTGATGATGTCCTCCGCGGAGGCAGGGCCGCCCGCTCCGCGCCATCCCCAGTAGCACATGAGGGCGCGCAACCGTTTTCCGCCGGTGACCAGGTTGGAGATGGATCCCATGATGGGATCGATGTCCGGGGAGATTGCCGTCATGATCGACTGCCGGGTGGTCAGGAAGTCTGTCAGCTTTCCCGCTACGGCGGCCACGAAGTCCGCCTGCTCAACGCGAAGCTGCTCGGCCACCATCACTTGACGGACTCGGGAGTCACGTTGGCGCCGATGGTGAAGGTTGAAACCCCGCCCGTTGCAGGGACGGCGATATTTACGGTCTCGCTGCCCGCCCGGACGAAGTCCTTGGACGCCACGCTTCCCACGGCGTTGCCGGGAACAGCCGTAAAGCCCCGTCCCTCCAGGGCTTTGGTGTAATAGGCGACGACGGCGGCCGGCTTGGCGGAGATGGAGCCAACCAGCGCGACGGTGGCCGGGGAGGTTGACTTGTCGAAGCTGCTGGCCACCACCTTGGCCCCGGGCATCACGGGAAGAAGCTTCGACGGGAAGCCGGCGACGAGCGCTCCCACGGTGGCCGACGTGCCGGGGGAAGCAGACGGGCTGGCGGGAGCCGTCGGGGACGCCGTGGCGGCTGTGTTCGTTGCTGCGGCAGCGGGGGAGGCCGATGCCGTCGCGGCGGGCGTAGCGGAACCGGGCGCCTGTGCCGTGCACGCTGACGCCGCCGCCACTACGGCCGCTCCAGCGGCGAGCAGCCCAAGGCGGGCAGGCATGAGCGTTCCAATGACCTTCACAGGTGCGGTCCTCCTGGGTGTTGATGCCGGATTCAGCCTCCAGTTTAGTCAGGTGCAGGGCATAGGATTGCAGATGTGGGGCCGGACGACGACAGAGAGCAGGCGGAAGCGCGGCTGGCGGACTTTCGGCGAGCGAGCATCATGCACGTCGATATGGACGCGTTTTTTGTCTCGGTAGAACTGCGCGCCCGCCCTGATCTGCGTGGCCGGCCGGTCATCGTGGGTTTTCCGGCGGAGCGTTCCGTTGTGCTGTCTGCTTCGTACGAGGCACGCAGGTTCGGCGTGAAGTCGGCGATGCCCATGGCCGTGGCCCAGAGGCTGTGTCCGCAGGCCATCATCATCGAGCCCCGGCACAAGCTGTACTACGAAGTGTCCGGCCAGCTGATGGGCATATTCGAGTCCATCACGGAGCTCGTTGAGCCGCTCAGTGTCGACGAGGCATTCCTTGACGTCGGAGGGGCCATCCGCAGGCTTGGTCCGCCGAGTGAAATAGGGCAATTGATCCGGAGGAGGGTCGCCAGTGAACTAGGCATCACGGCGTCAGTGGGGATCGCCGCCAGCAAGTTTGTGGCCAAGATCGCTTCCACCCGGTGCAAGCCGGATGGGCTGCTGCTCATCCGGCCGGAGCAGACCGTCCCCTATCTTCACAGCCTTCCGGTCAATGCCC
Proteins encoded:
- a CDS encoding Stk1 family PASTA domain-containing Ser/Thr kinase — encoded protein: MQENALGSFVGSLVDNRYQVKSRLARGGMSTVYVATDQRLDRDVALKVLHPHLVNDGNFLDRLAREARAAAKLSHPHVVGVLDQGHDGDTAYLVMEYIKGHTLRDVINSKGALSPRLALALIDPVVEGLGAAHAAGMIHRDVKPENVLIADDGRIKIGDFGLARAVTTTTSTGALIGTIAYLSPELVLGKPADARSDIYATGIMLFEMLTGRQPFEGDVPIQVAYQHVNSTVGAPSGLVPGLVQEVDELVQWCTASDPEQRPVDGNALLAELRHIRTNLTDSELDLQPPAAIQAAAAAGIVPDAGPPGMSAPPAPARMPSRMPGSPPGRGDPRAQGNQENQGSNGNHTELLAPISGDEVPRGRPTEVISRTSNPTTVFSTPVSSTPASSRSGPVLPSYGFDDDDEAEAGPLPLGKREQRKLDWHEQKERSRAAATPVRTLREGNARRRGALWIVVLVLLALLATGAGWFFGMGPGSPGTVPAVANRTVAEAQQLLRDAGFQSSTQDVFDDDVKAGLVVGSEPGAGTEIRKFQQVSLFVSKGPQLFPVPQLTGKTLDASKEALNGAEMALGKVTGKFDEEVPAGTVLGQAPAAGTPVRHGTPVSLTVSKGPQPIPVPDVRGQDQDEAFRSIEAAGLKAVVADETVHDKNVPKGAVVSQEPASGNLTRGQTVTLTISEGPKLVKVPNYIGKQVREAREALEKRGFEVRVNEVLGGFFGTVRDQDPVDTEVPEGSVITLTVV
- a CDS encoding lytic transglycosylase domain-containing protein, which gives rise to MTTTRSTKQSPRPGLPLIAAATATLPAVMLSSLAVAQPAAADARPKTVPATLAAAIEAQAAAVKAGIIPAASVPAALPSGLQPTRVTPTAHTVARGDTVSGIAGRYGLSTTAVLKLNNLKSNSVIYPGQRIKLKAAAAPAARTAAAPASTPARTYTVKSGDTLGGIAGRHGVRLSQVLSWNGLKVSSIIYPGQKIRLGAGTAVAAAPTKAAAPAGTPSGSYVIKSGDTLSGIAARHGVKLAAILSANRLKLTSVIYPGQKLAIPGKASAVQPASSVTPLVPSSFLGYTYPAAVVSSANKNKALLNASPVPSLAQMQSIVADTARRMGVDPALAQAFAYQESGFNQRAVSPANAIGTMQVIPSSGEWASDLVGRKLNLLDPYDNATAGVAIIRQLMRTSKNLDYAIAGYYQGQYSVNKHGMYSDTKHYVAAIKAHRKTFS
- a CDS encoding Rv2175c family DNA-binding protein, which produces MSTVETLVGDWLPLPDVAQLLDVSITKVHGLLDERALAALRIGERRIRSVPAAFLQDGHVVDSLKGTILVLADAGFSDEELIGWLFTPDESLRGRPIDALREGRKTEIRRRAQSLAW
- a CDS encoding polyprenyl synthetase family protein; amino-acid sequence: MMVAEQLRVEQADFVAAVAGKLTDFLTTRQSIMTAISPDIDPIMGSISNLVTGGKRLRALMCYWGWRGAGGPASAEDIITAGAALELFQAAALIHDDIIDRSDTRRGGPSVHRRFSQLHESQGWALDSERFGHAAAILAGDLCLSFSEEAFTDIGATAASGSRARLIFNLMRSEVMAGQYLDILEEVAGPVRDRAGAVSRAQSIIRFKSAKYSTEHPLALGGALGGASDELLRGYSAFALPLGEAFQLRDDVLGVFGDPVTTGKPAGDDLREGKRTVLVAFALDLATPEESEFIDSRLGSPELGEDDVAEIRRIIADCGALQATEVLIEEFGAAAYAALELLPLEDLPKTALRRLAEATVSRAA